From Triticum urartu cultivar G1812 chromosome 2, Tu2.1, whole genome shotgun sequence, a single genomic window includes:
- the LOC125540351 gene encoding galactoside 2-alpha-L-fucosyltransferase-like — translation MASMDVERSSPAAPSWQAGLETVKKWQRIRCSMRRAWPAVCVVAATLLAVVVLSAARDGYGLPMVPSSWLSVEDVPPSNLTTDQLLDGLLTAEFGSRSCRSRYEFASYHDKKKKKKKKKHTSHKPSPYLLAKLRSHEALQKQCGPGTAPYRAAIRQLKSGNGIVTADSENCRYLVPISYRGLGNRMLSTVSAFLYAVLTERTLLVQHDMAALFCEPFPRTTWLLPSSGWLGGGFPLGHLKKYGKDSKESLGNMLKANVLSVGDNGNASWSDSDRPPYVYLHLDGGYGFYDKLFYCDEQQRLIRGAPWLLMRTDSYLVPGLFLIPSFRDELERMFPEKDVAFHHLGRYLFHPANDVWRAVTRYYDAHLAGAGQRVGIQIRVFTQNKPLQKVLDQVLSCVRREKLLLPSIQTNNASVLVTSLSSWYYQRIKAEYGGSRVHQPSHEGWQKMRDSSQDRKALSEMYLLSTCDVLVTTGFSTFGYVAQGLGGILPWIMPATPIWSTETGVVPDPPCMRAMSVEPCFHSPSNYGCAARKDVDVGTLVPYIRHCEDASWGIKIANESMQPLVA, via the exons ATGGCGAGCATGGACGTCGAGCGAAGCAGCCCGGCGGCGCCGTCCTGGCAGGCGGGGCTTGAGACAGTGAAAAAGTGGCAGCGGATTCGATGCAGCATGAGGAGGGCTTGGCCGGCCGTCTGCGTTGTGGCGGCGACCCTGCTCGCAGTCGTCGTGCTCTCCGCCGCCCGGGATGGCTATGGCTTGCCGATGGTACCCAGCAGCTGGCTCTCAGTAGAAG ATGTACCTCCGTCCAACCTCACCACCGACCAGCTCCTGGACGGTCTGCTCACCGCGGAATTTGGCTCGCGCTCATGCCGGAGCCGGTACGAGTTCGCCAGCTAccatgacaagaagaagaagaagaagaagaagaagcacaCATCACATAAACCATCCCCCTACTTGCTCGCCAAGCTCCGAAGTCACGAAGCGCTCCAAAAGCAATGCGGCCCCGGCACGGCCCCGTACAGGGCGGCGATCCGGCAGCTCAAGTCTGGAAATGGCATCGTCACAGCCGACAGTGAAAACTGCCGCTACCTGGTCCCCATAAGCTATCGAGGCCTCGGGAACCGGATGCTGTCCACAGTGTCAGCCTTCCTCTACGCTGTGCTCACCGAGCGCACCCTCCTCGTCCAGCACGACATGGCCGCCCTCTTCTGCGAACCTTTCCCGAGGACCACGTGGCTGCTCCCGTCCTCAGGCTGGTTGGGTGGTGGCTTCCCGCTTGGACACCTCAAGAAATACGGCAAGGACTCCAAGGAGAGCCTCGGCAACATGCTCAAGGCCAATGTGCTATCCGTGGGCGACAATGGGAACGCGTCGTGGTCGGACTCGGACCGGCCACCGTACGTCTACCTACACCTGGATGGCGGCTACGGTTTCTACGACAAGCTCTTCTACTGTGACGAGCAGCAGCGGCTCATCCGCGGCGCGCCGTGGCTGCTGATGAGGACAGACAGCTACCTCGTCCCCGGGCTCTTCCTCATCCCATCTTTCCGGGACGAGCTGGAGCGGATGTTCCCGGAGAAGGACGTCGCGTTCCACCACCTCGGTCGGTACCTATTCCACCCGGCCAACGACGTGTGGCGCGCGGTCACCAGATACTACGACGCCCACCTCGCCGGCGCCGGGCAGCGCGTCGGCATACAGATACGGGTTTTCACACAGAATAAACCGTTGCAGAAGGTCCTGGATCAGGTTCTCTCGTGCGTCCGTAGGGAGAAGCTGCTTCTCCCGTCCATACAGACGAACAACGCGTCTGTGCTGGTCACCTCTCTGAGCTCGTGGTACTACCAGAGGATCAAGGCCGAGTATGGCGGCAGCCGGGTGCACCAGCCGAGCCACGAGGGGTGGCAGAAGATGCGGGACTCCTCGCAGGACAGGAAGGCGTTGAGCGAGATGTACCTGCTCAGTACCTGCGACGTTCTCGTCACCACCGGGTTTTCCACCTTCGGCTACGTCGCGCAGGGGCTCGGCGGGATACTGCCATGGATCATGCCCGCCACGCCCATCTGGTCGACCGAAACGGGGGTGGTACCAGACCCGCCGTGCATGCGAGCCATGTCCGTCGAGCCTTGCTTCCACTCGCCGTCCAACTACGGCTGTGCGGCCAGGAAGGATGTGGACGTGGGGACACTTGTGCCGTACATCCGGCATTGTGAGGATGCAAGCTGGGGGATTAAGATTGCCAACGAAAGCATGCAGCCACTGGTAGCTTAA